The Colias croceus chromosome 2, ilColCroc2.1 region acaaaatattttgaactCACAGATTAAAAAGCATCTTTGGTCAcagataattataaaaacgtCACAGATAATATCTCGCTTTGGTATTGCCTTATGGCAGCCACTTGCGCAAGTATACTGTATCGTGTGTTGGAAGATAATTGCGCAAGTTGTTCACTTGCACAAGttcttaaaaagttttaagttTCAATTCCCAAACTTGTGCAAATTTTGCGTTTGCGCAAGTTTACATGAACGTGTGTGGGAGCGCGCGCAAGTTTCAGTACTGTTTTAGGTGTGTTTTAGCCGCCTACACGGGTGCAAATTTCAATTCATTCAACAAATTGATGTGCGAATAAtgctttctttttattagCCAGTCTTTAGTCCATAGTGTTTGATTTCTCTTGTAAGTATTCAGTTTTTTCGTAGCTAAAATAAAGCCAAATAATGCCACTGCATCATCCATAGCACAAAACAACACAACAAGAACACAACGTAGCTCACTTtcaaaaaatgataatattgttttaaatggaGCAGATACGCATGCTTGTATGAATATCAGTTTAATGATATTTGTGCAAGCATGCTTGAGCCGTTTGTGGTCGGCTCCGAACAAGCTCCGAAATACGTGAATTTGTACAAGTCCAAGCTTGCGAGAGTATACTGTATCGTGTGTAGCTGCCACTATGTGGAAGTTTCTGCgtgacatattatttaaaatctcgGTCGAAACCTTGGTCGAAACATTCACAATAACAagcaattttgaatttgataacAAATACCTAAgacaaatacaatattaactaatttttaaaagaaaaaaaatatatatatattatagtataatatattccaAATATtgatagtaggtacataatatgttatataaaaatattattatgtatgacATAAAAAATTAGTCTGCTTAGCTTAATGTTAGCATGTTCAACTGCAGTCCACTGTCCAAACCATAGTGATGACCTTCCAGTGTGGAATAGCTGTACATACTGCTGGatgcaaatatatttcttgCAAAGGCAGCTAGTTTCCATTATAGACATATGgattaaaatttgaatacaataaatttgaTCCCAATATTAACAGCTATTgcaaattttgataaaatgtacctatatggATAATGACTTCATTTAACAATATGTATTGAAAGGAATTAAACCACTGCATTGGGGGCTCTGgcataaacataattttctaTCATTCAATGTGTTTTGTGTGGAACAAGTTAAACTGTCCACGCCATAGTGAAAAGTGATTTCTTCTTCAGGTGATATATCACAACAACTAAAAATTGCCAATTTTGGAATAGGACAGTTAACACGCACAGGCAACACCACAGAATTTGGTGAACAACTATGATTTATGTATCGGCCTATATTACCAAATTCACTTGGATCTATAAATGTTTgcattttttggttttctacaacttcatttaaacaaaaaatgtaattcaTTTTCTGTCCTGAGGCGTTGGAAGATTGTCTCCTATCAGCTTCACTTTTAGTTATAATTTCTCCAGcatattcacaaataaaaattccttTTGGTATATAGGATTTAGTGAAAAGGCCATATCCTTTTGCTTCACTGCTACAAAgctttattttaagatttttgatTGGACCTTTTTGGACAGTTCGATTAGAACACTCTTCAGTGCAAGTGCAGGTATCATTGCATTCTAGTATGTAGCTATTTCCCAGgttttcaatttcattgttCTCATAAATTTTACTAGCTTTTGATGTTTGGATGGTGCTGTAATGTATTTTACTTAAAAGTATACAATCACATTCTTGGGGACATATTTTAACACAATCACAGCTTTGTGTGATTtgagaattataattatttattaaattagaatATTCTTTACTATCTTCTCGTGGTCCCGGTATGCTTtcagatatataaaatattttagggtCAACATGACTGTAATTATCAATCATGTTTAAACTTCGTATTctataatatagaatataatataataaatctttagTATTATAATACGTGTTTCACAGTCACTGATGTGTGTGTGAAATATTCCTCACTTTTTACAAGAATTATTGGCAAcagttaacaataattatagaactttcaataaatattacaattcatttattttgagaACATTTAGTAACAAGGAATAATtagtattgatttatttactctactcatttttaaataaaattaataattttagattCTCAATAGAGATTTGTATTAGGTATTAATCgtaaattattgtttgatgCACAGGTTTGATGATGTTCTGTCACagagtacttttttatatatgagaAAATGTTCTGTGTTCAAAGCACAGTTCACAgagtacattattataactacCCTATTAAAATACTCTTTGATTATAACTGAAGCACAGTTCAAAGAAAACCTCGAAGAAAAGTGAAAACCTGAGGtgaaaacaaagaaattaGAAAATGTCAAcccaatataaatatatccagaaaactttaaactaGTATAGACAAGTGACAATTATAGAGCCGCGTTTCACTATTACTTTTtgcctattattttttaaatcctactaatattatacatgcgaaagtttgtatgatgatgatgatgaggatgtatggatgtatggatgtttgttactctttcacgtaaaaactactgaaccgattacaatgaaatttagcacacatatagagggtaacttggattaacacataggatagcttttatctcggaaattccacgggaacgggaactatgcgggttttcctttgcaaacgcgggcgaagccgcgggcggaaatctagtttattaataaataagtaaagtaACCTACCGAAAAGaatgttttgttttctatACGAAAATAAATCTAGAGGAACTGGGCACTGctcaaaaattttattcattggGTATTGCTCAAGGGTATTGCTAAAAATAGGTCCCTGccaagtatttaatttattctgtATGTGGCTGTATTTCGTTGTTTAATCGCACATCGGTATAATTgggtataataaaaaaaacacgtgTGGTACTCGGGGCTGAAGCGgcccgcggtaaagctattgcatagcatgccttcaagccactcCACCGTACCACCAcacgcccgtcggagtggggagcgtgaggttttttttcgttacggaatttctggattcggtccccgcgctcaaggcccgcgatagaagctatgcaatagcattatatatatgtttcctaagaaaataaattaaccttATTCACagatattttacttttactgctatttaactatttaagaattttgtataattacttaaatataatggTGTGTGGGTGTaccattaatttaaaaatctctGACTACGGTGTATCCAGTACTTAATCCGGTATGACAAAAATTTTGGTGGAGCATCTTTTTCAGATCTGGCTACACTGAGCCTTAAAGTCTGTAGTGAATTTATAATGAATCAGTTGTCTGTGCGTGAATTTGGAGCCGCGCAGGCGCAATGTTGTGACGTGACGTCATTGCTCATTCATACTTTTTGTTCATCAATGAGACAAATGATTTTATTGACTTGGTGCTAGGTGTTGTGAAAAGTAATTAACAATCGAAACCCCATTCCTCGATCAATCGTGTGTGTTTCAGTGCTTTTTGTTTAGTGAGTGCAGATATTTAAGAATCCATTAGTGTATTCATTGATAAATAAGTGCATGAAATTCTGAGCACATGCGCAATGCAAGCAATTCATGGACGGATTATgagaacatttttatttgttaataactACTTGAACAGTTTTGTGTACCGTGAGTTCAATTTAGGTAAATCATAACTTGTTGGAAACAGGCTCAAGTAGAACATTACGACACTCCGGAAGTGGCGGGACAAGCCGGCCGAGGGGCTCGTTCCGAAAGAGATAACAGCGGATGAAAGAGATAAACAGTTATGGATTTAACATGGCGGACGAAACGCGTAAAGTGCGAGTAGAAGAACGTTTGAAAATAAAGATCGGTATGTATCAGTGCATAACTTTATACATTGAATAGTAATGATTTGTAaagtaacatttattattgGATGAAATTGCCACAGGGTAGATTATGTAGTGTTTATGAAGTGTTGTTGACAGTTGTAGTGAACAGGTGGTAACTGGTGAGAACACttataacttaatttaaagtttccTCTCGGGAATTGACTCCGTTTAgatatgtacttattattagGTGTAAGAAAGAACTTAAGAAAGAGCTTTGGAACGTTGCGGTTGTTAGGATGGTTGGATCTATCTTATGTTATGGTACAGAATAGGCCATTGTTTTTGTCGTATGATGCTTTGACAGTTCGCGCAGTTTATGAATGAATTGCCGAGAACACAATGAACTCGTGCTATGATCATATTAGATTAGATATCGGCTGTATACTATTGTATAGTTGTAACGTGAACAAAATACTAATTACCATTTATTGTATAGCTTTACATGTTACATATAAAGTAAAGAAGTATATTATGGTcatggaatatttttaaagtttttcaaACTAGAAAAATgttgttgtatattttatacagcGCAAGTTTCTTTATTGGTACATAGTAGTTCATTTTCTTCTCTGTTTTATAAGTTAGTGATAGTAAATAACTATTAGTTAACTATTTTCAACATGAAAGAGATATAATATGGTAAAAGTTATAGTTTCGAAGCTTACCTCAATGAGAACATGTCAGGTAGCATGTTTCATATAGTTAAATACAACAATATTCAAGAATTTCTTTTGCCTGTATGAAATAGGTCTATCGTAAAATGattgtattcatttttaatattaatcaatcaatattctttcttttttataataatagtatgttAATTTGCTCTTAATACAGTATACAGATATTTCTAGACTCATCAGACCTTCCGTGCAAATTGTCAAACCTGTAAAGTTTATATGGCTGGTATGTTTTgcattttgtttgatttttctTTCATAAGATCCTTCTCCTGACAATAACGAACACatcaaaatatgaattattgaaATCAGTCCAGCCGTTCACGGGTGATGCCAAGGCGAAGGGAAATAGGGattcatatttatatctaggtatataGAGATTACTATTATTCAGTAGGTAATGTATGTTTAGAtttgtcaataaaataatagttattaatataaatgtttcatATTTCGTAATCAATAATGTTGAATGTAGTCCTATTGATTCTGGTTCACAGATTCTATAGATTTAAATCACGCTGCAATATGATAAATAGCAAAAATTGCTAACACTTGATGGGAGGGCTAAGAATACTTAAATATCTGTGAATTCACTTTATTGAAGTTAATGTAACctagtatttaaattataactgCGCCTCAATATTCAGCTTTTTCTTACTtaattgtttttacttttaaagaaacaattgaaaatacaataataaaatccaAACAGGTTCAGTAAAGAGAAATTAAacctaatttatataatatatttacttatatatattttaatttatatatacatagtaAAAGCACAGGGCTTTTAATCTCAATCATCCAATATACATACTTTTCAAATAACTAAGATAtgaataatatcaaaatactattcaaaattgattactattgaaaattgtttttttttgtatttagatTCCTACATGTACTTATTTGTGAAGAGTCCCTGATTAAAAAACATGTAATTCAGTTATCGGTACTAGCAGCGATGTATCTCAAGTTATCTATGCCAACAACTTTTCCCAGCTCTGCACCACGGTATATGAGTTATccaacatttaatttttatttaacttcaaACAGAGCCACCCAAAAACCCTTAAAATCCATTCTTTAGTtatacttattagttattactaaaattacttttttatataatatattatcaatatgttaaatttaagtttatttcttaatacaGAATCCAAAATGATGTTGTTATATTTTCACAAGAATAAACTAGTataggtaaatattaattttttttgtttttaaagaaaaaatgcCATTGATATTTGAAAGGAAACATAAGTTTCTTAGATTTAAGGAAGGTAAATCCTACCTATTGGTAATAatgattttctttattatacaGTCAAAATACAGCACTACATACATATGTATTTCAAAGCTTTTAGTTACTTTTTACTatgtcatttaaaaaatatcttattcttaatattatatatattatgtacaagcAGTCTCCCATATAATCATTACTTGCCCTGCACCAATGGTACTTTATCAGcacatttttaattagtatCTTAATAGCACTCAGggattatgtttaaaattcattcagtAGTTGAGATTTATTgcattcaaaaaaacaaactcttcaactttatattattagtatagtgCAGGATATTATgcatatctttatttattatttaattaaagaaatagattttataaaataactgatGACATGATTACTATTATCTCATCCtctattaaagtaatattCTTAGATATTTTgctcattaaattttaatagtttgCAATTACCAAACATGAAGATATTATCACTATAAAGTTGATTGatttatgttagtggcggcgCGAGCATATAAATCCATGATAAGACTAAGTATGTCTGTAGTGATAAGAGTGCAGTACGCCTTCCGGGGCATGACTCCTGACCCTTTTCACTCCTCTTCTATCATACACAATAGACTCAGGTCTACATGACAATAATACTTTGAAACTTAGTATactatgaaaaattataaactaagacaaaaaaaagaacattgaaaaatcgttattacttcaaatacataatttcaaacattaaactacatatatattttgtattgcaCACATAATTTTCAAGTTCCCTCAAATTATCCTTATGCATATCACATCTTcgttcacataatatattgcatATTTGGACTATTAAATCATcacacattttaaatttaagagGATCAATGCAGCGTCATCCAACATAATGATAACGACAGTGCAGTTTATAACTCGTGCATCTGAAGGAtgacataataaaatagtttagttTCAGGAGCGTGACGTGACGCATTCGTTGATTACTGGGCCGGTGAGTGGCACACAAACGTTTGCGTGCTTGAAACGCGCTGATGGTAGAGTTATCTACGATGCGCGATATACCGTGAATGGGGCGGCCTAGCGTTTTCCATTCAGCGCATCCATTCATGGAAACCCGACGGCCCGTTAATGAAAAACGCGCTCATTTATCGTTGTTATCGATGTACGACGTCCGCGTCGCCTTGAAAATCTCACGTGGAGTTATATGCTCATTCAAAACTTTTATCTACTACTGAGTTCGCAGATAAGATTGTGATAACATTAACATGCCTCTTCGGTTCATATGTCAATTACAGCTattgtactttaattttttcgcATTTCGTTTCTGTCTTTGGTTTTGTTTAATTGTCAtgaatcaataattttaaccTGTGTTACTTAAAACGACGGAGGTTCTGAGGATCACGCTCATATACACGGtgatacttatatattttcctGATTTTCTAAAAGAACAATACTACCTTCTGTTAATTGCTACATATAATGAAGTAATCGGCTCTGATTTTAAATGTCGCTTATGAATCAGATTATCTGTCCCTTTTACTTTTATGCGCTTCCTGTATCTTATCCCAATTTTTGCACGTTTCttctacaataattaatatctatgaCTAGCGGTCCGGGCACAAAGGAATGACGTTTATCTCAAAAGTagaattaatttttgaaaattgttttattttataatattatgctatatattttttatatatttgactTACGTTGAATATGTAGTTTATTTGGTGATGAATTATAAACCATAAAATCTCATTTAATCTTATTTTGGTATCAAAAGAAGaatctaatttaatttgttattgtcACAAATATCCAGTAAACAATGCAAACATGATAATGATCATCATCGTGGTTCGTTTcaagtttttatgtaaatatagcATTCGTGTTAAATGTGTATaacatttaaagttaaaaataacgtaatagcgcatattattattttaatttatcacaaTGAGAATTGTTAAAAAACCGTGAAGGTTTACCAAATAATGTGCAAATCATATGCGAAATGTCTATTAAAATGGTATTACAAAATACTTGCTGTTAGTTGGctatgaatgtattttgcaaaAATACAAGCCAAGTTTTCGCAACCCACCTGTTTATTTTGTCGTAGGACGGGACCTAGATATCTTAATACAAAAGTTATATCTACGGGCTACGTAGGATGCTCTTGTGTACACGAGCTCTCAGGATCATTATATCAATACCTAGTTTGTAATTGCCTACGCACTTTTaacaatgaatatttatttaatagttcaacgtttaatattaacataattgcAATgcgaaaattatattatgagaaATTGTTTACATACAATGATacaaatcaaatttatttttaacaattttaaacttaagtaatttgaattaattgtAAACCTCAATTCtaagatataattaatttcattgaagTTTACATCAATTGTAAATTTTAGAATATTCTAACAGGGGATAGGTATATTACAACCTGGGTGattgtatatatgtatttggCCTTTTAAGCCCACAGTTAGTTACGCGAATGGCGCGTATTATTTTGCCAAAGTACTTTCGATTTCGAAAGAAACGCACCACGCATACAAGTGTGGAAATATCGTAATGACGGTATTTGCTATTGTGCTCCATAAGTACATATAATTCGTTTCCTCAGACAAGCTTATTCAGATTCCCGTTTCACTCCCACGGTCTAGTTTGTTTGGCGTGTATTACTGTCGCGTTGGAGATTATGGTGGTCGTTTTTTCatcaacaattattattattatatctctATGTACTTCGTTTGGATCGTCTTTctcttttataattatactttaattttaatacaatattatttcactcAATGGATCAGACAAATCATCAAGTTATCTCTTCTTTGATCAATTATAAATGCGTCAACAATAATGCTATTTGTTATGAGACATAAAAAATGAAGGAActtctacatttttaaataaatatttt contains the following coding sequences:
- the LOC123705697 gene encoding histone-lysine N-methyltransferase SETMAR; this translates as MIDNYSHVDPKIFYISESIPGPREDSKEYSNLINNYNSQITQSCDCVKICPQECDCILLSKIHYSTIQTSKASKIYENNEIENLGNSYILECNDTCTCTEECSNRTVQKGPIKNLKIKLCSSEAKGYGLFTKSYIPKGIFICEYAGEIITKSEADRRQSSNASGQKMNYIFCLNEVVENQKMQTFIDPSEFGNIGRYINHSCSPNSVVLPVRVNCPIPKLAIFSCCDISPEEEITFHYGVDSLTCSTQNTLNDRKLCLCQSPQCSGLIPFNTYC